CCCGACCCGAAGGCATATCCTCCATGACCCATTTAGGATCCGGATCCGTTATTTTAATCCGCCCACATGTCCTCGAAGCAGGCATAAATCCACCTACCGCCGCTTGTAAAAACGCACCACCATTAGCACCACCGCAAACCATCACCTCCACCACCGGAGAAAAATCTCCGGCGACTAATTTCATTGGTAACATTACCGATGATCCAGTCGCCGGATAACTCCTTTTCTCACCTGGAATTACTGGAAACTCTCTAACAACTCTATTTTTCGTGTAATCTAACACAATTGACCGTTGATTCGCGAAAATGTACACATTTCCATCGggtaaaagatataaaaacggatataaattgttttcttctttagGATCAGTTGTTTCCTTCAAAAACGGAAGGTGAAAAACATAATTAGTGTTAGAATTCTGTGGAAAAAACTCGTAACTATAAGCACTTCTTCCTCCTATGATCATAATACGTCCGTCAGGAAGTATATGATCGGTTGAATACCACCGTTTAACGGTGAGATTCTGTTGAAGTTCCGTCCAATCACAAGTTTCTTCGTCATTACACGGTGAAAATAACCGTATTTTACGTTCACCGTCGTGGTATCCACCTGTTTGTATAAGGGTGCCGTTAGAGTTAACGGCACCTGAGGAACACCAAACGTCCGTTTGAACCATGAGCGGACGGTACGTATTGGTGGCTACATTGTAAAGGATAGAATGAGCTGTGCAATCTACTTTGATGGCTTCGTCATTGTACctgttgaaaatataattaagtaaataaataaatgtatgttatatctaaaaatataattaagtaaataaataaatgtatgtTATATCTAATCCTTCGTGGTTAACATAATATTGGTTGAAATGCTtacaaacttcaaattttgtaATATTGAACTAAATTGCAAAACAAGTGTTGAATTACAAATAATTTGTATGTACAAAAGTCGTGAGTAGTATTGAGATGAGATGAGATGAGATGATCAGACATTTCAGACGTACCTGCATTTACCCCGAGGAAGGGAGAGGTTAGAAGAACCGAAATCCGTTCGATCGAAAATGACAACCTTATTATTATGGAGAAGTTGCATGTGCATGGCTGAGATACCAATGGATTTATGAAGAAGAATCCATTTACCCTTTGTGTGATCTGAGTTTTTTTGGTCAAATGATGATGAACTATGTTGTCGGTGGTAGCTCTTTTGGCTTGTATCATGTTTGTGTGATGAATTACATGAAAGAgggaatagaaggaaaagagcAAAAATGAAAGTAAAAGATACAATATTGAATGCCATAATAACAAGAGGGAGTGCTTGAAGTTcaaatttatgtgttttcttgaggggatttttaaaaataatgaattgggAAGTTGAtataagtaataaaaaaaatactagtaggTTGATTGGTTCTTAAAGGGGtagaattaatttaattagtgtgaaatttaaaagtttaattGTGTGAGGAAGTGAAAGACTAAGACTTTTggtttatgatttataaattaaaaagtcataaattagaaattttaacTTATTGAAATCAAATGtttataaagattttttaatttactcaaaaactttcaaaatacttaaaagcacttaaaataagtaaacTCAATCACACTCTAGTAGAGGGGAATATAGGCAGGGGAGGAAGTATTTCTCCATTCTTTAACTATAGGTCACGAATTTGAGTTCCTCTCGGTACGGAGTCGCCTTTATTAGGGATCATTTTACTCcccaaatataaaatttctctcgtgaatataaatttaatcgCAATCCAATACGAATACCaagtagaaagaaaaaaaaaggtaaggGAGGATAGGGGAAATGCATGGACAAAGATTGGGTGAAAGTAATCAATTAATGCTAAATATATAGAGAACCAGAGAGGAAGTTCTTATATTGGTCTGATCATTTTGACTTCCAAAAACAATTATTACTATTTGAGTTGCTATTtatttaaagagaaaaaaaagaaaataaatccttttttttatattgtcttAAATGGACTTTGGTTAATTTACTTTTACCTACctctttatttttccttctttttatgTTTGCTTTGGCAGAGAAAATGAATCTTGATTCTTGAACTTTTAACACTTGTTCAAAAATTCTTGACTGGTGTATTAtatacctttttttaaaaaaattatttataatttactattGCATAACATTAATGAACGATAATTATCGTAaaaactttaatattttatatttatacataatatatcTATTACAATTTCATAATATTTGAGTATTGACTGTTATAAAAGGGTAAACTTTCTACAAATAGTATGACTTTATAATGAATGTCACTAATCAAAGAAATTAAGCTATTATAATGAAATGTTATTATAACGAACTGTTACAGTGAGACTTTAATATAGTATACTTATATAAGGTGCCATTTACTAAAGTTGGTTGCCTCTAATTAAGTAAATGCCAATTTCATTAGGTATTCATAGATATGGTACAATGCCTAGCTGTTTGATTTAGATGAAACAAAGAGAATTTATTGGACAGGTTTGCTGATTTAACATTTCACCTTCTAAATTAAACTATATATGGGAGTAAGAATATTAGGTACGGATCGATTCGgtttaattcaataattttaaaataattcatgATTTAACATTTCACGTTCCAAATTAACTACATATGGAAGTGggaatattatgtatatatggaTCGATTTGGTCTAattcaataaattttttaaaaaaaatcactctcTATGGTagtattaataaatttattttatatatataaatcaataaaaaacgTGCTACTAACATTTGATATCATTATTGTAAAACTTAAAATTCATAAAGTTcaataaatattgatttttgccTCTATCAATAGGTCAACCAAATGTCTTCGATTTGAGTTTTGGAAAtgctttttttaaataaatccTACTCGACACAATTTAGATCGATCAATCTGGTGAGTTTCAAATAGCAAATAGttaaataaaagagaattttACACAAATCATAAAGTGTTAAAAGAGCTAATTACATattatccctactctttttcaaattacaaaatccCTTAAAATTGGTGGAACTTGGATTCATCCCAAAATGTTTTGATACATCGCATCTCAGTTTAGGATACCTCATTCAACATCCTGATACATCACGTCATCCCGATACATCGCGTCCTgatttcggatacatcactcaacgtcTCGATACATCGCATCTCGATTTCAAATACATCACTCAACATCTCGATATATCAGGTACGTCCCGATACATGAGAGAAgagattttgtattttttttcaaatgataggaaaaaaattaaaatataataaaataagttgcgtattacataatttttccaATAAAAAGCGTCATATTGCGTTTCATGTATTGACTTTAAGGCTTTCTCATGGTTGAATAATAAATTgaatactatatataatattaattaatgctACAATTGCCCCATTGCTTTTGGTTTTCTATCACAGTCTCTATTAACTCCATATATTTTTGCCGATTAAGCAACATAAAATATCTTATAATAAAAGTAACCATGATGACATCTCTTATCCATGCTCACACGAGCACGAAAGCTATTTTTAGATGATATTTCCACAAGAGTCATAAGTTAAAGTCCTAAAGTTTAGCACTTGTGAACTTTCACAATCAAACAAGTTTTGGATTATCGATGGATACAAGATTTaaagttattaatatttataaaaatatttatttttagaataaaagACCTCATATAGCTTGACTAAATTCGAATTCATGTCAGGAAGTCTGACGTGTTGGAGGTAACGCTTTTCCTAACAAAAGGACTCTATATTAAggttcaaactcaaaatttatgattaagGATGAATAAGCAATTATCATTTCACCACTAACCCGTATTGATACATCGATATCTAGTTAATGTATATATACTTATTAAGTTTAAAGTCAATTACTTATCAGTAATTTATGATCTAGATATATCACTACATGTCATATATAATATCaactttcatgaattttatgaagTTAAATATTTGAATGCTCACTCTATTTATATTAATCGATTAGCCAGTCatgcaattttattttgtttttttaaagtcatttaactattttttagtTAGCTTTCATAGTCGCCCAACTCTGCCTAATAAGCTTAtaaggaaaaatctttttgaccTGAGAATTTGATCAGAATGgtaaaataaactgattttttctccatttttaattaaaatatattaacgttaaataggtaaaaatattcaaaaaggatatatatatatatatatatatatatatatatataattgtatttCCAACTAAAATGATCATGAAAGTCAACCAGACAAAGTGGAAGCATGGCCATATAAACTACTCCCTTCCTTTCAATTTACTTGGCTTCTAtatcaaaaatagatttttcatttcatttgtccattttaacaaatcaaaataattttattatttttcccaAATTATCCTTAGTATATTAATTAACTACATAAAGTAGATGCAGtccaatttataatttcaatgCATTATTAATAaggttaattttgtaaaatacaCCTATAATCAGTCAGGTGAACAAACTATTCAACTCTTCTTTGATGACCAATAAAAATTGTGTGGAATGGTAAGTATTTCTTCATCCTTAACTAGAAGTTTCGGGTTTGAATCCTCCTGAGTACGGAATCTCCTTTGTTAGGAAACGTTTTACCATCTAATGTGAATATCGAACctg
The DNA window shown above is from Solanum stenotomum isolate F172 chromosome 6, ASM1918654v1, whole genome shotgun sequence and carries:
- the LOC125867533 gene encoding aldehyde oxidase GLOX-like is translated as MAFNIVSFTFIFALFLLFPLSCNSSHKHDTSQKSYHRQHSSSSFDQKNSDHTKGKWILLHKSIGISAMHMQLLHNNKVVIFDRTDFGSSNLSLPRGKCRYNDEAIKVDCTAHSILYNVATNTYRPLMVQTDVWCSSGAVNSNGTLIQTGGYHDGERKIRLFSPCNDEETCDWTELQQNLTVKRWYSTDHILPDGRIMIIGGRSAYSYEFFPQNSNTNYVFHLPFLKETTDPKEENNLYPFLYLLPDGNVYIFANQRSIVLDYTKNRVVREFPVIPGEKRSYPATGSSVMLPMKLVAGDFSPVVEVMVCGGANGGAFLQAAVGGFMPASRTCGRIKITDPDPKWVMEDMPSGRVMPDMLLLPTGDVILLNGASKGTAGWESAIDPVLNPVLYETGQPDVNKRFSVLNPTSIPRMYHSSATLLPDGRILVGGSNPHIRYNFTGVKYPTELSLEAFMPPYLSPHHSHLRPSNTAVKGPVSYDQKFSVTFTLGVSQDMKEVMVTMIAPSFTTHSFAMNQRLLILDIVEIQQLSSFTQKITVYAPPSRNIAPPGYYMVFVVHKGVPGHSIWVKMQ